The following proteins are co-located in the Telopea speciosissima isolate NSW1024214 ecotype Mountain lineage chromosome 9, Tspe_v1, whole genome shotgun sequence genome:
- the LOC122639513 gene encoding transcription factor MYB102-like encodes MGRAPCCDKNGLKKGPWTPEEDQKLIDYIQKHGHGSWRTLPKNAGLQRCGKSCRLRWTNYLRPDIKRGRFSFEEEETIIQLHSILGNKWSAIAARLPGRTDNEIKNYWNTHIRKRLLRMGIDPVTHSPRLDLLDLSSLLSSPLYNQSQLNVSRMLGIQPFIHPELLRFATTLFSSQTDNNNLDLHLLQNLHENNQLCNSQVQTQFPSFTSNPLQTPIQENPSCTTSTAPCPPQFLNETQLLQTNVDQFPSNPTSFSCHDSQTSTWQDNVVVPSNLTDNLIPISNYGYYSSDQSFGDPLSENSNLQSDSNCNNQDLIFSSVLSTPSSPNPTPLNSSSTYINSSTEDERDSYCSNMLKFEIPDIFDVNEFM; translated from the exons aTGGGGAGAGCACCTTGTTGTGATAAAAATGGATTGAAGAAAGGTCCATGGACACCAGAAGAAGATCAGAAGCTAATTGATTATATTCAGAAACATGGCCATGGAAGTTGGAGAACTCTTCCCAAGAATGCAG GGCTTCAGAGGTGTGGAAAGAGTTGTCGACTTCGTTGGACTAACTACCTGAGACCTGATATCAAGAGAGGAAGGTTCtcctttgaagaagaagaaaccataaTTCAACTTCACAGTATTTTGGGTAACAA GTGGTCTGCAATTGCTGCTCGGTTACCGGGTAGGACAGATAATGAAATCAAGAATTACTGGAACACTCACATTAGAAAGAGGCTTCTTAGAATGGGAATTGATCCAGTAACTCATAGCCCAAGACTTGATCTTCTTgatctctcttcccttcttagTTCACCTCTCTACAACCAATCTCAATTGAATGTGTCTAGAATGCTTGGAATTCAACCTTTTATCCATCCTGAGCTTCTAAGGTTTGCTACCACTCTCTTTTCATCCCAAACTGACAACAACAACCTTGATCTTCATCTTCTACAAAATCTCCATGAAAACAATCAACTCTGCAACTCCCAAGTTCAAACCCAGTTCCCTTCTTTCACTTCTAATCCACTCCAAACCCCAATTCAAGAAAACCCTTCTTGCACAACCTCCACAGCTCCTTGCCCTCCTCAGTTTCTGAATGAAACCCAACTCTTGCAGACCAATGTAGACCAGTTTCCATCAAATCCAACCAGCTTTAGCTGCCATGATTCCCAAACCAGTACTTGGCAAGATAATGTTGTTGTCCCTTCTAATTTGACAGATAATTTGATTCCCATTTCCAATTATGGCTACTACAGTTCTGATCAATCCTTTGGGGACCCTTTATCTGAAAACTCGAATCTACAATCCGATAGCAATTGCAACAACCAGGATTTGATCTTCTCTTCCGTCCTATCTACACCTTCATCACCAAATCCAACTCCTTTGAATTCATCATCTACATACATCAACAGCAGCACTGAAGATGAAAGGGATAGTTATTGTAGTAACATGTTGAAGTTCGAAATCCCTGATATCTTCGACGTCAATGAATTCATGTGA